The Arachis ipaensis cultivar K30076 chromosome B07, Araip1.1, whole genome shotgun sequence genomic interval AGCTTAAAGCGGAAATTCAATATATGAAACTGTGGCTTGTTATGCTTTTTCTGGGTTTGTTAAGTGTGTTTCATCATGAACTTCTTGTTAGTGTTTAGAGTGAAGTAAGGGCTCTGATAGAAGATGATAATGATTTAGGGTTGAATCTGTCTTCTCTTTGAATCGTGTAGTTGTTGATGTTTGTATGAAACGAGAATGAAAACTTTGACAATTATAGTCagggttaatactcaaattcgtccTCGAAAGATCGTCCCCGAacgatttttttaatcaaattagtccctgaaagataaaaaataagtcaAATTAGTCCTCTTGTCAGTTGGGCGATGACGTggcacgttaagtgccacgtggcatgatgacatgtcacgccacgtggcaggtcagtgccacgtggcaggtcagtgacacgtggcatacccAGGTCAacgccacgtgtcacttgacatataAAAAAGATTTTTATAGTCAAAATAGCCCTTGAAAGTCCAGAAATAAGTCATTTTCatctctcaaattttaaaaattagtcaaactagtccttatataatttttttttattttttttcataatattaaatttgaaatattttttgatactactaattttaatagaaatgtaattgacaaacaaaacattagtaattgtatcttttcttcttaaaatttttttccaataaaattatctctctcctttaattcttctcaaaatctctcttattcttttctattataaaacatttttcttacatACATTTTGCTGGAATAAAACATccttcaacccgtaccagagacatcttgtacatgtATGTTAAGctaaacaaagttataccacTATTTTTTTTCGATTACATCTTTTTTTGTCCATTACGGTATTACTTACATATAGGATGTAATGATAGTAATACTTAGAGTCAAAATTCACAAATTTTGACTCTAAGTATTATTATCATTACATCCTATATGTAAGTAATACCATAATGGACAAAAAAAGATGTAATCGAAAAAAAATAgtggtataactttgtttaggttaacaaatataaattttgatttcgagcatataactttgtttaggttaataaatacatacatttcaattttgagtatatatatatatatatattccagcaaaatgtatgtaagaaaaatgttttagaatagaaaagaataagagagattttgagaagaattaaaggagatagaTAATTTTATTGgaaaaattttttaagaagaaaagataaaattactaatgttttgtttgtcaattacatttctattaaaattagtagtatcaaaaaatatttcaaatttaatattatgaagaaaaaataaaaaataaaattatataaggactagtttgactaatttttaaaatttgagggatgaaaatgacttatttctggactttcaaggactattttgactataaaaatcttttttacatgtcaagtgacacatGGCGTTGACTTgggtatgccacgtgtcactgacatGCCACGTGGCACTGACCTGCCACATGgcgtgccacgtgtcactgacctgcCACGTGACGTTGACCGTAGCGTTGACCTaccacgtggcatgccacgtcatcatgccacgtggcacttaacgtgtcACGTCATCGCCCAACTGACAAGAGGACTGATTtgacttattttttatctttaagggactaatttgattaaaaaaattgttcGGGGACAAAAATGAAGATCGCGTAATCTTtcggggacgaatttgagtattaacccaTTATAGTCAcgtttgttttaaaatttgacataTGTGaccattttttatttaaaatatgacACATGTAaccatttttaattaaaaaaaatgacatATATAGACACAAAGGATGAATCAGTCAATCAGATATCAAAAGTAGCACTTGCAATAACATGTAGCCAACATCTAAGAAGACTATTTTAACAATACTAAATCCATTATTCACATTACCTAGTAACAGAACTAAGCTGTGTCATAATCCAAGAAAATTACATAATCGAAACCAACactaaaattaaaagtaacaagCATCAAAAGTCTTCTTCAAGGTCTAATGGCCATTGTTTAAGTAGCAAAAAAGGTAGGAGTGTTCAATTACATCTAtacatcaaaaaaaaaaaaaaaagcagcagcAAAATACAACACTTGAAATCACATGCATCAACAAGTTAGGGTAGAATTGCTACTGCCACTGGAGAATACGTTGCTTGAGTTAGGTGTTGGGTCTTTAAAACCAGGAACTGGCCCTCTTACTCCAGTTGATGTTCCTCCCATGCTGGGATTAGGCATGAACTGCATGAATTTTCTTGTTTGTGCCAACACTAGTACCTTGCATTGTCTCGGGGGCCATAGTAGGGAGAGATGGATCTGTAGATGGTGGAGGAGGCCTTAACTGGATATTGGTATATGTAGGAGGTGATATAACGATGTTATTTGATCTCGGTGGTTTGAAACGAGTTTCCAGAAATCCAGGAGGCCTTTTGGTGGTCTTTCTATTTGTGGGCTTTTTGGTTGTGTTTTTTATTGGAAGAGACCTAATTGGGAGTGGTCTGATTGCAGGAGATGGTACAAATTTAGTTTGATTTTCACATTGTAGCTGCAAGAAATACTGAAATAGACAACATATTCAATTTGAATAACAACTAGTTAGCACACCTAGAAATTATTAGATCCAATTATCACATTTTGGTTTAAATATGTTAGATGTATTAGCTTGTGGGGCAGCAACCTGAGACCTAGAAGTTTCAGCATCTGCACATTCAATCACTAAAAACAAAGAACAGTGACCATGGAAACAGAAGGACCAACAATATCAGCATTAGAAACAGACCAGAAAATAGCAATGACCAGAAACAAAATAGCAATGACGAGCAACAAATTGAGGTAGTTGAAAGGGAGAGGCCAAGTGTTACTATATAGAAATTATGCTAAAGGGTAATGAtaggaaaaaaatattattcgCAAAGAACAAAATTTTTAgattctatttttaaatttatgaatCTCACGGGAGTACAAAAGACACTAATATGCAAACATCTCTCTACTAATTTTTTGCATATTGCATGTACCCCAAAGCAGCAAAGCAATCTAGAAAACTTTCTGATCGGTTGCTCGCGTCCTAAACAGGTCGAATCTGGTGGGTGTCGAAGGTGAGTGGGTTGCTGGAAGTTGGATCTGGATGGACTCCAGGAGTCAGGCTCCTCCGAGTTGACGAGGTGACGAAGTGGtggggccacctgcaaggactccaacgctcaagtcaaCGTCCGTACAAAAGACGGCTATTAAAGTTAGGGTAGATGACGTATTTTGGGGAGGGGTAGACCCCTCCTCTTTTATAGTCTGTACTTGGCTTGTACTCGGTGGAACCCTGGTGGTCAGACTCACTTTTCTAAAAGCTTCTCCGAGCTGTCTAGGTTTCACATTGAAAGGGGGGTAACGTGCGGGTCACCTCCTGGCTCGGGTCCAGCAACCCGTCGGGTCAGTCGTTCAAGCTTGGACCCAGATCGCTGGTGGGCTGGGCCGGAACAGAATGATATGTCATGTATGATGTATCTGATGCATTCTTTTAAATAGAATATCCAAGACAATTACCAGTCAATATGTATGCTGAGTATATCATCTCTTAGCTATAATTTCTATTAGGAATGAATATTGCTATTTCCATTttgataacatttctcttttttttttttataaatttatgcaTATATACAATAAAAAGATTATGTATAGAAAAACATTATAGAAAATAGGAATAAAATTATCGTTTTCCTTTCTAATAACTAATTCCAAGTTAGTATCTAAATTAATTGATAATGGACTTACGGTCCTATTATATTCAGCAACTAGTGTGTTTCCGGCGCGAAGCGTGAgctgtttttataatttttttataaatttatttcatCGTTTAATTTTTTAgatagtttaattttttaatctaTGAATAAAGAAttttatatatgaataataaaaatttttatatgttatatcGAATNNNNNNNNNNNNNNNNNNNNNNNNNNNNNNNNNNNNNNNNNNNNNNNNNNNNNNNNNNNNNNNNNNAACAAATCAAttactaatatatttgtgtataaatatgtgtattttaatttaattttaatgtgtatttatattccaacatatattttattctaataactaattttaatatacatataGCATAATTAATTGATATTTAATCATATTACAAAAAGTAAGTATTTAAAAATTGGAGTCATTTTTAAAGCACATTTTAACTAATAAAAagagttaaataaataaataaatgagttGTTATATAAAAGTAAAATCAACTATTGAAATTGTTTCTTCTATATATTAATAGACTATACTCATCCAATATTTAGATGATCTCTTTTTATTTGTATAACTATTCCAACTTAATATTTAGTACATATTTAAttcatttgtttttatttcattAGACACAATCTTTTTCATGATAAATAATTGAATGACAATATAGAGAATAGaaaatattcaaataacaaaatttttaaaaaaaatgctaCTTGAAGAAAATACTCTAATACCGTAACATCTAGTATTTGTATATAACCCGATTAGTTCACTCATTATTGTTTTAAcaattatgtattattttttaataaatagagcTTTTCCttgatataaaattcaatcaaaagaacactatttaaaatttaaaattttgtttattattCGTGTTATTTCTTTAAGCAAAACTTTAATAATTTCGCTAAATTATTATTTGATCTCTttgttttattaataaaaaaaataaaatatatgcaATTAAAAACTAATACGTTTATCTATtaattgttttaattattttaaattttaaaaatacattaTTCATGCAAACGTTTCTCAAACAATCAAAatgtcaaaatttttaattattatagcaaaaaaaatattctaaaatttaaaacagTATAAATCATCAAATTTACTTTCACATATAAAACACCCAATTGAATTTTCTTTAAAAAACACATTTGCCTATAAATTAGTAATAAAATACATGATTGACTTTCTCTAACAAAAACTGAAATACTTTAAATTACATATTGAAAATACCAGCAGAAAAATATATAATGATCAAAACTAAATTTTCATGGCCTTCACATTTAAAATGACACCAAAACAAAGAATCTATTCATTCAATAAAACCATGGCTTTCACATTCAACATGTTATGGCTTTTGGTCCGTAAATACATGGGTTCGTGGAAACAAAAAGTCAAAGAGTTATCCTTAACCTTCTATTACTTTTATCGAAAATGCTATttatacaccaaaatcagccactacaATCAATtaccaatatatttgtgtataaatacatatgtgatttaatttattttcaatgtgtatttgtatttcaacatgtattttatactgatggctgactttggtagctgattttagtgtacacatagCATAGTCCTACTTTTATAGGTCCAATAACATACAAAACCATAACCTGTCTTTGGTGTAACCTACAAATGCATATTATCAATCGAACCTAAGCATAACATACATATTAATATATTACTATCTAAATACCTACTTCTAAGTTACCATTTCGTAGTTCATGCTTTTAgggttaaatttattttaattggaatgattcaacttcaaaatAGTAATACTACTACTTAGTACAATGAAGCAATAAAACTCAAAACACTTTAAAAGTAATAACAACAAAGAGTACAGAAAGTTTCCAAAAAaccaaaagtaaaataaatacaCACTTCCATGAAGATAAGCAAAAAGTATTTATCTAAGACCCTTCATTAACAGTATGAGAAACATAGGAGATTACCTTACGTGCTAAGAGACTGCCTGCAAAAAAAGTTTGATGTCCAAAACCCTTACAAAATGAGTATATTTATGTCTAAAACCCCAAATTTAGTCAAATAGATATAATACCTTTCTAAGATGAAATATGATATGCATTTTAAGGTTAAAAATACCACAAATCTTTTTAATCTCATGTCAAGTTTATTTTTGAGGGACCAAATTCCTAATCTGAATCTTTAAGTAACTTAGTAATCCTCTTAAAATGAAAAGCacacaaaaaacaaagaaattttGATGTTTAGTTTAGAACTTTTAGAATCAAAAAAGAAATATCGACAGAAGATATGCTTGAATGTTTACAACTATCAATGaggaaaaatgagaataaatCAAAGGATACTTTTCAAAGGAACCATGGACAACTCAACGAGAAAAGATTACTTTATTCTCTTCCTTCGTACAACATCAATCCGACCGTCAATGAGTTTGATTAGCAAAAACCAGTGTGTCAAAAATCCTTCAACCCACAATCAACAGGAAATAAACAAACCATCGTACAAAATAAGAGCAAACATTATTGTCAAAAGTAACTTTTTTTCCTTGTCAAAAGTAATCACCATAAGAATTGATTGGTAAAATATGAAAAGAACCAAAAAAAGGACTTTTACTGTTAACAATTCTGGGAATAGAAATGAGATTGTCCTTTTCTAGAGATTTTAATTGAAGAATGAAattgtttctaaattttttaaaagaaagagcAAATGTATGAGAAGGCACACTGCATATGTAAGAAAGAAACAAACCATAATACAAAATTAGAGCAAACAAAGGCATAAATCAAAGCAAAGAAGTCCAACAAATCACCacagaaaattttcaaaatcaaatccttttcctCAAATCAAAATAAACGATACACGACCTTAACCTAATTCAAAAATAATGAAACACAAATTATCAACACATATATAAAATCAGAAATTTGAACAAATGGAAAATcatgtttaaaatttaaaaaatcaagaAGAAACAAAGGCCAATGCAACAACTTCTGGAATAACAAAGAATACAGGGCGAAAATGGGGGGAACAAAACCAACTCAAATATAGATTAAAAATTTCATAGCTTACGTGACTGACCTGGTTGTGATGAATGGGAGGCAGAACCATGGGTGCCAGCCGCAATGCAGTCACAGCAACGGCAGGATCAGAGACAGCAATGAACAGGAGTCGCCACTTAAAGCTTCAGCTGCCACCACAGCAACAGCAGCCGGACCACCAGCAGGAGCAGCCTTCCGAGGACCACCACATCTGTGTCCACCACCTTCATCACGTAGAAGCACCCGGTGGAATGAGAGAAACAAAATGAAGGAATGAGAGCAAGAGAAATTCAAATGATAGATTCAAAAGCTCTTTTGGGAAATTTTAGGCTCaactaatttcaaatttcaaattttgtttgTCATAAAAGCAAGGAAAAAGCTGTTGACAGTGGCACAATTCGGCCACCCAGAAATTAAATCTAGACAACATAAGCATTAAAGTCAAAAGGATGAATAGAGTTTCATGTCAGTAGAAAGTGCCCCATTACTCTCCATACGAAACCAAAAAAAATGTTAGTATCCAACTCCAGCTAGacaaaacaacaatgccaacattcattgaacatttcaatTCATTTTGAATTCCAGTTATCATTCCATTGGAATTATAGAACTTCTGATTACCTACCTATCTTCACTTATATTTTATCGGtactcaaacaaaataaaataaaatacctcCTTGGTGAGCTGCCCAATTTCCTTCCCCTTCCTCTCCAACTCCGAACTAAGCCCCAAAACCTTGACATCCCACCTTAATACACTATCAACAAGAGAAGCCTTTAGACAAACTTCAAGTAACTATCTTCTACTTGTAATCACTATCATTGCTAAAGAAAAATATATCTAAATCCCCAATTGCAACATGGATGTCAACAACCCAAGCAATTTGAGATAATATTGTGAATCTTGGTTATAGTTTTAGCAAAACACATCACAGGCAAGTAAAATTATTTATAGTCTTATATTTGTGTATATATATCCACCAAAAAATTTGACAGTGACATTCACAGACGTTGATATGCAGTTCTTAGTTGCTGGATACAAAGCTAAAGATGGAGAATTTTTCTGCACTCCAAGATAATCAAGTTTTTTTCCACTGCACAAATATGCAATAAGGAAAAATATAAAATCTTAAACTAAGATATTCCAAATTTGCatgaaaataattataatataaaaaaattgaacaaCTTTCAATGGTGATACTGATAAACAGGGGGAAAAAAAGAACATAGAGAaggggttacctgaaattgaagATAGCACCAACAGTTGCTATTTCATTGCTTCTCAATATGAGTTCCCTTCAAAATGGTAAAAAGATTTCAACTTTAGAAATTTCAGAAAATAGGTAATTAAATTCATAACAAAGTGTACCTTCAGTTTAAGTTGCTGTTGTTGGATTTGGTGTAAAACTTGAGGTTGGTGTAGAAGGTGCTAGAAGAAGACGCTGCCGTTGAAGCCATTGTTGGTTGTTACTTGTTAGAAGAAAAGAGCTGAGAAAATTGAAAGGCTATGTTTACAGCAAAGTATTGTTCAGAAGTATTGTTCAGAGGAGAAACCCTCAAATCAGAACTGTAGCACATCAGTTAAGGGTACAACGAAAAAAAAAAGCAGCTTCCATTGTGCTCGAATCCGACGGTTTCTTCCAGAAGAAGAGTTCGGCATCCCAGTTATCAGTGCCACTAAAGTCGTCACGATCAGGACCAAGAGCGACACGCACGCCCAGCACTGACTGGAATGTATGCAGAAAAACAGTGATCGAAATATCACGAGCGAGTGTGAGTGAGACGGACCAATTCTCTGTTTCAGGAATTGAATGGAGGAACAAACAAAATATGGGAAAACAAGATATTTAAAGGAttaatttgaaattcaaaatttttttggaaGAAGATTCCCACTCAACTAAAGCATCTTGTCTGAATATAGTAGAACCAAGGAGAGAATTGTTGAACACAATCCTTCTCGTTCATTAGATATAGAGATAGAGATATAGAGAATGCAATGCACAATGGTCAATGGAAGATAATTAATGCATCAACCTCCGTTTGTGTAACATGTATATGCCTAACATGCAGAACATAACTAAACCACCGTTTTAACACATAATTAAGCATCTAAGCATAATTACACCACACCGACACCGTGATGCATACCTATTTAAgtacataaaaatattaatttcatAACGCAATGCATGGAAATTATCATGGCCACGAAATGATATCCATCCCTTGGGAAATTGTATTGGGCATTACCATCAATTCCACTTTTGTTGGTAGTTGCTTGAATCATATGGCATTGAACAAATCTACTTTCGTGGACGAGGCCGGATATAAGTGGCAATTCTGTTATCTTTTTAAAGTTCGTATCCGAGTTTGATTCCCAGATTTAACTGAGATTAGTGTACATTAAAATCAAAGGTACAAAATAGTGTTAATAGTGAATAGAGCTTTTCTATTATAAATTTTGGAAATTCATATAAATGGAAGATGCATATAAATGGAAATTCAAATTTTACAACATCCTAGAAATACCAATTCCCACAGCAATATTCTTTCACTTTGACCATGACCAATTAAGGTGATCTGGTCAACCATTACATGTAATTTGCATACATTTCTCATTTTTCATAATTTGTGTGTCTAGCCTGTCTTGGTTAAGATTGATAAGAAAAAATCATCTGCAGCAGTGCCCTCAAGTGGTGCTCAAATTCCACTTGAACAACATACTTTGGAATTCCAAAATCGTAAGGAAAGAACATAAATGTAATGAATTGAAGTACAACATCTTTTAAGTATAATTACAGTTTTAAAACAACACAATAAACACTCAAGAATGTATTGAATAACATCATTGTATTAAAGTATACAAATACAAGAAGAATAATGAGTACAATAATATGTTGAATCCTCAATCAACAAAACTCGAAATCCCTCTATGAATGCATTAAGCTGCCACAATGCATACTACAACACACCACCATCAGAATCCCTCTTCCgaataataaaaagaatcaaaTTACCCTAAAAATGACACCCGCTGATATCAATTTAGTCCTCTATAGATTTTCTTTGAATTGCAATAATTACATACCATTCCCAAGATATATTCATATTCACAGTGTAAAGAAATTTAAGAAATCAATTTAAGTAACAAATTAATACCAAATATACACTGCTGGAATAGATCAAAACCTACCAAATCAATGCTGAAAATCTTCAGAAAACTAAATTGGCATGGCGTCCGCAACTCAAAATCGAAGAACAAAATCCAGAATCCTCGTGAACTAGAATAGGCCAAACAACATTGAAAACCCTAACACAATTAGCCACACAATGTGTAACAAGAGTAATGCCTGACCGGGTAGCGCTGCAGATCCACCACTTCCGACTTCGCAGAACCCTAACTTGGCAACTTCGGCGCCGGCACAAGCCGCCTCGGCGCATCCGCACCAGTAGGTGACGCCGTCGGCGCCGCAGACAGGATCGGTACGGAAGCACTTAGCGGGGCAAGAGGACGGCGATGGAGTTCCGGCGCAAAGTCCGGCGGACTGCGACGGCAGCCTGATGACAGAGGAGGATTTCCCTTCGGACTCGGCGGATGTTGCGACGGAGAAGACGATGCATAGAGAGAAGAAGAGGATGTATAAAACGGATTTCGGCATGGGGTTAAATTGAATTACGAGCTACAACGGCTCACCGTGAAGGAACCGAGGACTCGTTGGGTTAAATTTCGAGATCCCGGAGAAGGTTCAAGATGGTGGTGGCTGGAAGAAGGGCGTGAGATTGAGATTGAGATGGAGATTAAGACTGAAATTAACCCTAATTGGCTAATTGGGGAAATTTGAGTTcttggagaagaaaaagagaggaGACTTCGAGACGACAAATGACAACGAAGAGAAAGGTCCGTTCCTTTCCtatattaatattataatttttcaattaaaaaaaagttaccaATAGAACTATATAAACTATgttaagaataattttttttaggaaaaaaatCTAAACAGTTCTGACAATTACTCCAAGAATTATTAAAATActcaagaaaaaaattaatttcagccCTTGAATTTGATTTccgtcaaactaattagtccatttGACAATATTTTTTCTTTAGATTAACGAAATATATCTATACTATACATTAAATTATTGATTTATTTGATAAACTGCTGACACAATATTGTAtctaaaatagatataataaataaGGATATTTATCTcaactattcacatatatataacatcaaagatttaaatttcaatattttagaataactaataataaatatgTAAGACTAATGATAACAATTAgcattgttatttttattaatatgtatatctTCTATTCAATTTCtataagtaaaaaaaattaaaattactaatatttttcaatttttatctaataaatttagctaatatatataaaaaatgtaacaaataaaaaataaaaaaaaaatttaaacgatCTTGACAATTATCTTAAATATATCACGTACACACATTTCTTTAATTTAAgagaaatattattaataaaagaaCTAATCAatcttacaaaattaaaaataaaaaataaaaaaaagatattttttttggctAAAACTTCCGTTgttctttaaaaaaattattcagaGTCAGGATGGAtattcacaattttttttattactccATGTGATTTATAATACTTCTACTGAATTTTTGTTAGTCTTCTTTTGTTTTAACGGTATACTATTTGAAAATTTATGatgaatattataaaatattttatttaatgtatttCACTATTATCagaagaaagtaaaataaaagtgtttaataaaataattGCTCAACGCATAATGTAAAATGGAACTACattaaaattaacattaaatTACACCGTTGATCTCTACACTTTTAGTAAAATATAAATTAGTCTCtacaatttaaaaatttataattaggtctctaaaaagaattaaaatttataatttagtccCCACTATTTAAAAAGTGTTTAATTTAACGGAATATTCTTagaatattttctattttaaacaTGTAAGATGCACATGTTTGACAATATTACAATTTTAGTAAAAGTATGGGTCCAACCGTGTAATTTAACCATTTGAAAATGACTAAAAACTTCTTAGGCTATCTGAACCCACATCGCCCCTCCCCAACTTTCTCACTCTCATTTTCTCACTTTTCAAAATGACACTCCAACCCCAGCGCTCTCTATCTCTCACCTCAGTTCACCGTCACCGCGCCGGATCCACTGCATTTGTGCTCACGAGTCGAGTCTCTCCTCCTTCTTTCATCTCGCCTCTCTCATCTGGcgactttttcttctcttccaatCCCAATATTGAACACCAATaaatagaatagaataatttcAATCTCAAACATGCTCAAAGTGAATAATTTAATgtctaaaaaaaata includes:
- the LOC107608226 gene encoding uncharacterized protein LOC107608226; translation: MVLPPIHHNQYFLQLQCENQTKFVPSPAIRPLPIRSLPIKNTTKKPTNRKTTKRPPGFLETRFKPPRSNNIVISPPTYTNIQLRPPPPSTDPSLPTMAPETMQGTSVGTNKKIHAVHA
- the LOC107609963 gene encoding uncharacterized protein LOC107609963 → MPKSVLYILFFSLCIVFSVATSAESEGKSSSVIRLPSQSAGLCAGTPSPSSCPAKCFRTDPVCGADGVTYWCGCAEAACAGAEVAKLGFCEVGSGGSAALPGQALLLLHIVWLIVLGFSMLFGLF